A single region of the Vicia villosa cultivar HV-30 ecotype Madison, WI linkage group LG4, Vvil1.0, whole genome shotgun sequence genome encodes:
- the LOC131598707 gene encoding trihelix transcription factor ENAP1, protein MDDMEDDARYPSKGYPLRRKNPNLRQKHPIRNLQYHRYDDPEGNNIDDEYDDDEHEEFDDYSIDENGIENGYVGNFEGNEGFIRKKRKLRSGGGGGGSSVSNYELVPRGKFGYINRGGGGGGSSGSEEWTEHATFVLLEIWGEKFLQIGRNSLRSEEWHEVSEKVSEELKVEKDVAECRSVLDKVKRRYKKEKSRMDEMGLGVNSCKWPFFKRMDMLMSSSARQEYGLACGVDSGEYVFMNTRVYLNRSNGFDEMRDSPGESEASEDDYEGDDFDGDDDDEEEDEMDKEEEEASYRVLADSIQKFGKIYEKIENTKRQQMMELEKMRVDFNRELELQKKQILERAQDEISKIQVGDDGDDDDDDDEDTDTSADNLSE, encoded by the coding sequence ATGGACGACATGGAAGACGATGCTAGATACCCATCAAAGGGATACCCTTTGCGACGCAAAAACCCTAATCTTCGTCAAAAACACCCAATTCGTAACTTGCAGTATCATCGCTACGACGATCCTGAAGGCAACAACATCGACGATGAATACGATGATGACGAACATGAAGAATTCGATGATTACAGTATAGATGAAAACGGAATTGAAAATGGGTATGTTGGTAATTTTGAAGGAAACGAAGGGTTCATtaggaaaaagagaaaattgcgaagtggtggtggtggtggtggttctTCTGTTTCAAACTATGAATTGGTTCCTCGTGGAAAATTCGGTTACATTAATCGCGGCGGTGGCGGTGGTGGTTCTTCGGGTTCTGAGGAATGGACAGAACATGCGACGTTTGTGTTGTTGGAGATTTGGGGTGAAAAGTTTCTTCAAATTGGGAGAAACAGTTTGAGATCAGAGGAATGGCATGAAGTATCTGAGAAAGTTTCGGAAGAGTTGAAAGTCGAAAAGGATGTTGCGGAGTGTAGGAGTGTATTGGATAAGGTGAAAAGAAGGTACAAGAAAGAGAAGAGTAGAATGGATGAAATGGGTTTGGGTGTGAATTCGTGCAAGTGGCCGTTTTTCAAGAGGATGGATATGTTGATGTCTTCGTCTGCGAGACAAGAGTATGGACTTGCTTGTGGTGTTGATTCGGGGGAGTATGTGTTTATGAATACGAGGGTTTATTTGAATAGGTCGAATGGTTTTGATGAAATGAGGGATAGTCCTGGTGAGTCCGAGGCTTCTGAGGATGATTATGAAGGCGATGATTTCGAcggcgatgatgatgatgaggaggaaGATGAGATGGATAAGGAAGAGGAGGAGGCTTCATATAGGGTGTTGGCTGATTCTATTCAGAAGTTTGGGAAGATATATGAGAAGATTGAGAATACGAAGAGGCAACAGATGATGGAGTTGGAGAAGATGAGGGTGGATTTTAATAGGGAATTGGAGTTGCagaagaagcagattttggaaagGGCGCAGGATGAAATATCGAAAATACAAGTAGGAGACGATggtgacgatgatgatgatgatgatgaggacaCCGATACTTCTGCAGATAATCTCAGTGAATAA
- the LOC131594803 gene encoding glycine-rich cell wall structural protein-like has product MERKFILLVVVGVCLVLGMSQYVDGRKLKKDKEDVKNPEWLFDIPSKGYGGGEGVGGGFGGGGIGGGSGGGYGGGAGSGLGGGYGGGSGLGGGYGGGDGGGLGGGYGGGVGSGIGGGISKGIVGGIGGYAYKGIGGGVGGIGGGVIGGVGGFIGGHKNVEANKP; this is encoded by the coding sequence ATGGAGAGGAAGTTTATTTTGTTGGTTGTTGTTGGGGTGTGTTTAGTGTTGGGAATGTCACAATATGTAGATGGAAGGAAATTGAAGAAGGACAAAGAAGATGTGAAAAATCCAGAATGGTTATTTGATATTCCTTCTAAAGGATACGGCGGCGGTGAAGGAGTTGGTGGAGGGTTTGGAGGAGGAGGAATTGGCGGTGGTTCAGGTGGTGGGTATGGAGGAGGTGCAGGTAGTGGTTTAGGGGGTGGATATGGAGGTGGTAGTGGTTTAGGTGGTGGATATGGGGGAGGTGATGGTGGTGGTTTAGGGGGTGGATATGGAGGAGGTGTAGGAAGTGGTATTGGGGGTGGAATATCTAAGGGAATTGTAGGTGGAATAGGAGGTTATGCTTACAAAGGAATTGGAGGAGGTGTAGGAGGAATTGGAGGGGGTGTTATTGGAGGAGTTGGTGGTTTCATTGGTGGTCACAAGAATGTTGAAGCAAATAAACCTTGA
- the LOC131594818 gene encoding uncharacterized protein LOC131594818: MVNWKALQSIMMELGIPNKFIHWIMGTLSTISYVFNVNGEITQSMKACRGIRQGDPISPLLFVLMMEYMNRLLVKMQGDQKFKFHARCEKVGLSNLIFADDILLFCRGDVNSVDRMLTTIKMFSMSTGLIVNPQKCKFFCGGVDMPTKAAIKALSGFEEGVLPVKYLRVPLASKRLNIVHYLPLIEKLIGRIRHWTSKLLSYAGQVQLIQSVLFAITQYWLQSFPIPKFVLTKVDAICRTFLWTCKDDKSRKSPIAWNTICRPKCNGGLNIVNIHIWNQVTRLKCLWNIFRKADNLWVTWIHTYYLKDNNVMEAVEDQKWSWMFQAIMRQRDNISKIQQCWEKMTSRQLFFMNNTYDILIDDLSRVPWRFMVHHNIARPRAVFTFWMMCHGKLPTKDILARFGFIQDDICSLCKSDSESLHHIFFECRVTKAIWCHVLLYPEVDHCPQHFPAEMKWIIDNTNKKGWKARLLKLAFTETAYGIWQMRNATIFDKPGAHTVERIIDNIIYRGWIDKQIRTHIARLMM, from the coding sequence ATGGTCAATTGGAAAGCTCTCCAAAGTATCATGATGGAGCTGGGAATACCAAACAAATTCATTCACTGGATCATGGGCACTCTCTCCACTATCTCTTATGTATTTAATGTGAATGGTGAAATTACCCAATCTATGAAGGCTTGCAGAGGTATTAGGCAAGGGGACCCCATCTCCCCCTTGCTCTTTGTCCTGatgatggaatatatgaatagactTCTTGTTAAAATGCAAGGTGATCAGAAGTTCAAGTTTCATGCTAGATGTGAGAAAGTGGGGCTGTCCAATCTTATATTTGCTGACGATATCTTATTATTCTGCAGAGGTGATGTTAACTCAGTAGATAGAATGCTCACCACTATTAAAATGTTTTCCATGTCTACAGGTTTGATAGTTAACCCTCAGAAATGTAAGTTTTTCTGTGGTGGAGTAGATATGCCTACCAAGGCTGCCATCAAAGCTCTATCTGGTTTTGAGGAGGGTGTACTCCCTGTGAAGTATCTTAGAGTACCTCTGGCTAGTAAAAGATTAAACATAGTTCACTACCTCCCCCTCATCGAGAAACTCATAGGCAGAATCAGACACTGGACATCCAAGCTTCTTAGTTATGCTGGTCAAGTTCAGCTCATTCAGAGTGTCTTATTTGCCATAACTCAATACTGGCTTCAAAGTTTCCCTATTCCTAAATTTGTACTAACCAAAGTGGATGCCATTTGTAGAACTTTTTTATGGACATGTAAGGATGATAAGAGTAGGAAAAGTCCTATTGCTTGGAACACAATTTGCAGACCAAAGTGTAATGGAGGGCTCAATATTGTTAACATCCATATATGGAATCAAGTCACTCGGCTCAAGTGTCTTTGGAATATTTTTAGGAAGGCTGACAATCTGTGGGTTACCTGGATACATACATATTATCTGAAGGATAATAATGTGATGGAGGCAGTGGAAGATCAGAAATGGTCATGGATGTTTCAAGCTATTATGAGGCAAAGAGATAACATTTCCAAGATTCAACAGTGTTGGGAGAAGATGACTAGCAGGCAGTTGTTCTTTATGAATAATACTTATGACATTCTGATTGATGACTTGAGTAGGGTTCCTTGGAGATTTATGGTTCACCATAATATTGCTAGACCTCGAGCAGTTTTTACTTTCTGGATGATGTGCCATGGCAAGCTTCCCACCAAAGATATACTAGCAAGATTTGGATTCATCCAAGATGACATATGTAGCTTGTGTAAGTCTGACTCTGAATCCCTTCATCATATTTTTTTCGAGTGCAGAGTTACAAAAGCCATCTGGTGCCATGTTCTGTTATATCCTGAAGTAGATCACTGCCCCCAACATTTTCCTGCTGAAATGAAGTGGATAATTGATAATACAAACAAGAAAGGATGGAAAGCAAGACTTCTGAAGCTAGCTTTCACAGAAACAGCCTATGGTATTTGGCAGATGAGGAATGCGACAATCTTTGACAAGCCTGGAGCTCATACAGTTGAGAGGATTattgataacattatatatagaGGGTGGATTGATAAACAAATTAGAACACACATAGCTAGACTTATGATGTAA